The Selenomonadales bacterium genome segment AGATGATATTTGCAGTTCCATTGCGTGTGTGCTAAACTATGTCTGTCATTCATTTGACGTCGCTCCTTTTGATATAATTTCTAAGCTGCTAGGCCTAGTAGCATTATATCAAAAGGAGCTTTTGTGTTTTACGCATAGCTATAAGCTTTACGGAACCCCACGCCTAGCGCGGGGTTTTCGATATACAAAAAAGAACGAACCCGAAGGTTCGTCCTTTATTTAGCATATCTTATTTCAAAGCGTCTGCCAAAGCTGCGTTCGTACCGCGAGTTGCGTTTGCACTTGCTTCGAACAAAGCTTTTTCTTCATCGTTGAGGTCATATTCAACGATAGCTTCAACACCGTTAGTACCCAATACTACCGGTACGCCGATGCAGATATCTTCCTGGCCATATTCGCCTTCGAGATATACGCTGCACGGAACGAGTTTACGTTCGTTGCGAACGATCGCTTTAACGACCATTGCACCAGCTGCACCCGGAGCATACCAAGCGCTCGTGCCGAGAAGGCCCGTAAGCGTAGCACCGCCGACCATCGTAGCTTTTACGATTTCGTCGATTTTTTCTGCCGGGAGGAGTTCGCTGATAGCGCGACCATTGTACGTAGCGAAACGGTGAAGCGGAATCATCGTTTTGTCGCCGTGACCGCCGATTACGAAGCCGTCAACTTCTGCCGGATGTACGCCCAATGCCTGGCTGATGTAGTATCTGAAACGGTTGCTGTCGAGCATACCGCCCATACCGATGATGCGGTTTTTCGGAACGCCGCTAGCTTTCAATGCGAGATAAGTCATCGTATCCATCGGGTTGGAGATGATAACGAAGATAGCTTCCGGAGAATGTTCGAGAATGCTGCTTACTACGCTTTTAACGATACCGGCATTAACACCGATCAATTCTTCACGAGTCATACCCGGTTTACGCGGAATACCGGAAGTAACAACTACTACGGAAGAACCAGCCGTTGCAGCATAATCATTCGTAACACCTACTACAGTGCTGCGGAGATTGAGCATGTTAGCCGTCTGCATCATGTCCATAGCTTTACCTTCGGACACACCTTGTTTAATATCGAGCAATACGATTTCATCTGCAACTTCCTGTGCCAAGAGCACGTTTGCACAAGTTGCACCTACGTTACCTGCACCAACAACAGTAACTTTCATTTTAAAAATACCCCCTTCATTTATATAAGAACATATGTTCTCATTGACATAAAACGCCCGTTTACGGAGCTGTCCATATCTAACATAAATCTTATCATAAACCGAGCGAATAATCAACAAACTTTTCTATGTATACAATAAAATATTATCATCTCACATATTATGCACTCGTTTGGCAATCCTAATAAAGCCCCGACACTTACAAAAAAGGAGGAATCATATGTCTATTTTTGAGCGATTCAACGAAGAAACGCGCGAATTCTTCCAAAACATCATGGACAAAGAGCCTCTTAACTATCTTGAAGCCTCGGGTCTTTACGGCGTCATC includes the following:
- a CDS encoding malate dehydrogenase; translated protein: MKVTVVGAGNVGATCANVLLAQEVADEIVLLDIKQGVSEGKAMDMMQTANMLNLRSTVVGVTNDYAATAGSSVVVVTSGIPRKPGMTREELIGVNAGIVKSVVSSILEHSPEAIFVIISNPMDTMTYLALKASGVPKNRIIGMGGMLDSNRFRYYISQALGVHPAEVDGFVIGGHGDKTMIPLHRFATYNGRAISELLPAEKIDEIVKATMVGGATLTGLLGTSAWYAPGAAGAMVVKAIVRNERKLVPCSVYLEGEYGQEDICIGVPVVLGTNGVEAIVEYDLNDEEKALFEASANATRGTNAALADALK